A region from the Drosophila ananassae strain 14024-0371.13 chromosome 2L, ASM1763931v2, whole genome shotgun sequence genome encodes:
- the LOC6501026 gene encoding regulating synaptic membrane exocytosis protein 2 isoform X7 produces the protein MDEMPDLSHLTPHERMQIENVLMRQKQEEEKQNEIMRRKQDEVVTLEMQIRQRSEQQKKAGVELDATCHICLKTKFADGVGHICHYCNIRCCARCGGKVTLRSNKVIWVCILCRKKQELLSKTGQWINKTAGHQDGFIRRIEPDGSSDISQQTIVDPHDQTDKRPKLERTRSAAEKENLPMQRAGSMLRRQYSQQEQPTNRRLSVSDSGMDPMMSPGQQQQMQHHQQQQRSRMQPMNPQQAQQAYGMQQQQQQRTGGNYPEDDPRYYQGELDGLMRQHPHLAHPSQVQQPHQPQSQHQQQTQHHPQQQQQHLMPQQHRQSPQQHAPQQQQQFAGRQQQQHQVQQSYQAQIHQQPHQPMPQHHGQQGMSQMGGYQKPPPLTRNLTISGGHAMDTTSYSQQQQQQQRRALAGSQYASQQQRSFSSSEEEFQHQLMQAQAQASGGMASVVTAGSDYDAGNFGGVQGVQTVLSPGDLQIHANNPVNWQTSADNTRLIGHMILRKYYDGEDILGLKVNGGQPLGGGIGGGGGGGGIGGPCGAIVEKVKRGSVADLEGRIRPGDEIIEWNGRSLHNKSADEVYDIIDESRLDAQVELIVSRPIGNSGGSGGSSSNVSPSSACSASASGISGISGGSASSNAPRRSSANFPHSGLASSMAGSAVVSSGGRYLQRKAPAVEAIEIHRDKPSVLITSPGSPDIHTGVPGSGAGGGLRQRGVVAHQTQRLGPSHSSHSHSSSGSGSGSSTSSAHTAPSNLTNLASATGSASGGLHGATTAGHHHHHCHPHSHQHPLQHQGLPAAHLHGHGVGGGVAMGGGSGTTTQPVPIEGRLQLKLGYDQNTLQLIVTLVCATGLSLRQSGAGRNPYAKVFLLPDRSHKSKRRTKTVGTTCEPRWGQTFIYSGLRRCDLNGRLLEVTLWDYVRYGANDFIGEVVIDLAHHILDDEAEWYQLQPHQDTSYLLRDEGSDVDGLILTPTDHLSPPSTMSRLSDSDTTSDCDIDGMTPGASISSMGSSASPPPLLELDLNERRSRRDMSPQGRKRVAGMVARDYRTVSGIGQSYHNQASASGYYRRGGGNGVGSAIGPGGMSLSQRSHSAAPSDSYHSGGGGSGVPSSGVGYGYRSTSPRRGSLSPPDDRYIDYPVLPVHGSPNAPSGYQGPGGASSASAATQQQRFQSRSATATPTGSPKKRQLPQVPQTSRSAMLRDRLGQDFDERLASGGRFGRHRTRQPHHQATYRSTGMGGWERHYTGLSDSDLHSMDTRMRPRHSLSPDKDFMGEFGDSDMESVVSVTSSAFSTQSERPRTSRGLSFPRNWRNLFGARNNFLSGSGGEPITGLRLHHSEPGRANTIEVDDCDYLPAGGAQQLVLLEQLEQLQHLAALAAADSPPISARVGMGIAPHQVLVTDANSGQLVEQFFVEPGTVAEEALMPLEPLDPLDPHAHLHPHSAFYSPHVPTTMTPFDIFPPRRSNGLKPNVQATSAAYPLQPQPQPLPLPLLPSFEQFKRITSPITNLFRSSSPAGGHAHAHAHDHATTSPSSLVGYVRDHLDKSCSHCQNGSQPVVLSTHHTLQLIGACPDPCCLADAHPHPQHQPMGYPYVGEHQPPSSDPAMCGECVDQHFLGGLTGPQLNLGVVPTYHVHTPTPNAHRRARGQMNTPAPPPTQSVLRLSRQLSEDALVAAVPISEAKAQPTSILKKPKLERRRLFHEGQSRSLDYDDLHTKSWGRRRIRYEDEVAPTDDYPYPHPSAYAHSPTSAMSRRYGSETNIRQSYMGANVDASNPLSHSHFLVTDDKIVTITYDSDVGWTRRGVAPSLFRGPHRQRGLTDARHHMSLDLQRTNQQKLYGPAAPYLKRRRNLPHPPSAQNAHNFSPMEGGADQLNAAVAGVDQMGNGGMGSGGGAHNTYSNTATTHNSNHQNSLASSVSNQQSARQKGKEGGSMIGASEQLTKSSSGSGGATSAAAAGHHVVGGTNANNASSSSFANPQPPQQQQQQLHHGSPNNNNKRVLSSTTTTNTPQQSHTDANNLTLDATQQQQQQQQPQLQNQQQQPTPNTCTNLITNTTTTLSTTTPSSNATNAATTTTTTTATTNATTTATNPTTTTTTNNTNEPNATTNTNADADADADADAPLDAIDWDAIDAMLDDDFSEYDKDKNGADEAGGSKSAEGAGAEGEEKVDGSLSDTATDRKKGGAIDQERSPKGGSGMGKKSNSTSQLSATGRKRRMGFGKKGKNSFTVHRSEEVLPGDITRELRSSGGASVGGASGAGGGGLSRGSSSEADAIEQFFGDGAGGERFSPSLRNDGALNEFVDGLGPGQLVGRQVLGAPSLGDIQLSMCHQKGFLEVEVIRARGLQQKASSKMLPAPYVKVYLVSGKRCVDKMKTSTARRTLDPLYQQQLVFKQSYTGCILQVTVWGDYGRIEKKVFMGVAQIMLDDLNLSNIVIGWYKLFGTTSL, from the exons ATGGACGAAATGCCGGACCTGTCGCACCTGACGCCTCACGAGCGGATGCAGATCGAGAATGTCCTTATGCGCCagaagcaggaggaggagaagcaGAATGAGATCATGCG ACGCAAACAGGATGAGGTGGTGACGCTGGAAATGCAAATCAGACAACGCTCCGAGCAGCAGAAGAAGGCCGGCGTAGAGCTGGATGCCACCTGTCACATCTGCCTTAAGACCAAATTCGCTGACGGTGTCGGCCACATCTGCCACTACTGCAACATTCGGTGCTGCGCCCGATGCGGCGGCAAAGTAACTCTCCGTAGCAATAAG GTAATCTGGGTGTGCATTCTGTGTCGCAAGAAGCAGGAGCTGCTGTCCAAAACTGGCCAGTGGATAAACAAGACAGCGGGCCACCAGGACGGATTCATCCGACGCATTGAGCCAGATGGCAGTAGT GACATCTCCCAGCAGACCATCGTGGATCCGCACGACCAAACGGACAAGCGGCCCAAGCTGGAACGAACTCGCAGCGCCGCCGAAAAGGAGAATCTGCCCATGCAGCGAGCGGGGAGCATGCTCCGGCGTCAGTACTCGCAGCAGGAGCAGCCCACCAACCGGAGGCTCTCGGTGTCGGATAGCGGAATGGATCCCATGATGAGCCcggggcagcagcagcaaatgcagcaccaccaacagcaacaacgcTCCCGCATGCAACCGATGAATCCTCAGCAGGCGCAGCAGGCATATGGaatgcaacaacagcagcagcaaagaACTGGAGGCAATTATCCTGAAGACGATCCGCGTTATTATCAG GGTGAGCTAGATGGTCTGATGAGGCAGCATCCGCACCTGGCGCATCCCAGCCAGGTGCAACAGCCACACCAGCCGCAGtcgcaacaccaacagcagaCGCAACACCatccacagcagcagcagcaacaccttATGCCACAGCAACATCGCCAATCACCGCAGCAACATGcaccccagcagcagcagcaatttGCGggccggcagcagcagcagcatcaggtGCAGCAATCCTACCAGGCGCAGATACACCAGCAGCCACACCAGCCCATGCCACAACACCACGGGCAGCAAGGCATGTCGCAAATGGGGGGCTACCAGAAGCCTCCTCCCTTGACTCGGAACCTAACAATTTCCGGAGGACATGCCATGGACACCACCTCGtacagccagcagcagcaacagcaacagcgccGGGCTCTGGCAGGGTCCCAGTATGCCTCGCAGCAGCAGAGATCTTTCAGCAGCTCCGAGGAGGAGTTCCAGCATCAGCTGAtgcaggcccaggcccaggctaGTGGAGGTATGGCCAGCGTGGTTACCGCCGGATCTGACTACGACG CAGGTAATTTTGGCGGCGTTCAAGGTGTCCAAACAGTTCTCTCGCCCGGCGATCTACAGATTCATGCAAAT AATCCGGTGAATTGGCAAACATCCGCGGACAATACTCGCCTCATCGGGCATATGATATTGCGTAAATACTATGACGGGGAGGATATATTAGGCTTAAAGGTCAACGGCGGTCAGCCCCTCGGAGGGGGCATCggtggcggaggaggaggaggaggaattggaggTCCATGCGGGGCCATTGTGGAGAAGGTGAAACGCGGATCGGTGGCCGATCTCGAGGGCCGGATTCGACCAG GCGACGAGATAATCGAGTGGAATGGCCGCAGCCTGCACAACAAAAGTGCCGACGAGGTGTACGACATCATCGACGAGAGCCGCCTGGACGCCCAGGTGGAATTGATCGTGAGCCGGCCGATAGGGAACAgcggtggcagtggcggcagtAGCAGCAACGTCAGTCCAAGCAGTGCCTGTTCCGCTTCCGCGTCCGGTATATCCGGCATTTCCGGCGGCTCCGCCAGCAGCAACGCCCCGCGTCGCTCCTCGGCCAACTTTCCGCACAGCGGACTGGCCAGCAGCATGGCCGGAAGTGCGGTGGTCAGCAGTGGCGGCAGATATCTCCAGCGCAAAG CTCCTGCGGTTGAGGCTATCGAAATCCATCGGGATAAGCCAAGTGTGCTGATCACCTCGCCCGGTTCGCCGGACATCCATACCGGTGTTCCAGGATCAGGAGCTGGCGGAGGACTGCGGCAACGTGGCGTCGTCGCGCATCAAACGCAACGCCTGGGACCAAGTCACAGCAGCCATAGCCACAGCAGCAGCGGgagtggcagcggcagcagtacCAGCAGCGCCCACACCGCCCCCTCCAACCTCACCAACCTCGCATCCGCCACCGGCTCCGCCTCGGGCGGTCTGCACGGCGCAACGACGGCGGGCCATCATCACCACCATTGCCATCCGCATTCGCATCAGCACCCGTTACAGCATCAGGGACTGCCCGCCGCCCACCTGCACGGTCACGGGGTGGGCGGGGGCGTGGCCATGGGAGGCGGTTCAGGTACCACCACCCAACCTGTGCCGATTGAAGGTCGGTTGCAGCTGAAGCTTGGCTACGACCAGAACACGTTGCAGCTGATCGTGACCCTGGTCTGCGCCACCGGCCTCTCCCTTCGCCAGAGCGGAGCGGGCCGCAACCCCTACGCAAAA GTGTTCCTTCTGCCCGATCGTAGCCACAAATCGAAGCGGCGAACAAAAACGGTGGGCACCACCTGTGAGCCCCGCTGGGGCCAGACCTTCATTTACTCGGGGCTGAGACGGTGCGACCTCaatggccggctgctggag GTGACGCTGTGGGATTATGTTCGCTACGGGGCAAATGACTTCATCGGCGAGGTGGTAATCGATCTAGCGCACCACATACTGGACGATGAGGCGGAGTGGTACCAGCTGCAGCCTCATCAGGATACCTCCTACCTC TTACGTGACGAGGGCAGCGATGTGGACGGCCTGATACTGACACCGACAGATCATTTATCACCGCCGAGCACCATGTCGCGTTTGAGCGACTCGGACACAACGTCCGACTGTGACATCGATGGAATGACCCCGGGGGCCAGCATCTCGTCGATGGGCAGCTCAGCGAGTCCACCACCCCTGCTTGAG CTCGATCTAAACGAGCGTCGCTCCAGACGCGACATGTCTCCCCAGGGCCGCAAACGCGTGGCCGGGATGGTGGCCCGCGACTACCGCACTGTATCTGGCATCGGACAAAGTTACCACAATCAG GCATCTGCCAGCGGCTACTATCGTCGCGGAGGTGGTAATGGTGTTGGTTCTGCCATCGGTCCCGGTGGCATGAGCCTTAGCCAACGCAGCCACTCAGCGGCACCCAGTGACAGCTACCACAGTGGTGGAGGAGGCAGCGGCGTGCCATCTAGCGGAGTGGGCTACGGATATCGGAGTACCAGTCCGCGGCGCGGATCTCTTTCGCCTCCCGACGATCGCTACATAGACTATCCAGTGCTTCCAGTTCACGGCTCACCCAACGCTCCATCGGGATACCAGGGGCCGGGTGGCGCATCCTCAGCGTCGGCTGCTACGCAGCAGCAGCGGTTCCAGTCGCGATCGGCTACAGCCACGCCCACAGGCTCACCCAAAAAAAGGCAACTGCCGCAG gTGCCCCAGACATCTCGCAGCGCCATGTTGAGAGACCGACTCGGTCAGGACTTCGACGAGCGACTGGCATCGGGCGGCCGCTTTGGGCGGCATCGCACAAGGCAGCCCCACCACCAGGCCACCTACCGCAGCACTGGGATGGGCGGCTGGGAGCGGCACTATACGGGCCTTTCCGACAGCGACTTGCACTCGATGGACACCAGGATGCGACCACGACACTCCCTGTCCCCGGACAAGGACTTCATGGGCGAGTTCGGCGACTCTGACATGGAGTCGGTGGTCAGTGTGACCTCCAGCGCCTTCTCCACGCAGTCGGAGCGTCCGCGAACCTCGCGCGGCCTCAG CTTCCCTCGCAACTGGCGCAATCTCTTTGGCGCCCGCAACAATTTCCTCAGCGGATCCGGAGGGGAGCCAATCACCGGACTGCGGCTGCACCACTCGGAGCCGGGCAGGGCCAACACCATTGAGGTGGATGATTGCGATTACCTGCCCGCCGGCGGAGCCCAGCAACTGGTTCTTCTCGAGCAGCTGGAGCAGCTGCAGCATCTGGCCGCTCTAGCGGCTGCCGACTCGCCGCCAATCTCCGCCAGAGTTGGAATGGGCATTGCCCCGCACCAAGTACTGGTGACGGATGCCAATAGTGGCCAACTGGTGGAGCAGTTCTTCGTGGAGCCAGGCACCGTGGCCGAGGAGGCCCTAATGCCGCTGGAGCCACTGGACCCACTCGATCCCCATGCGCATCTGCATCCACATTCCGCCTTCTACTCGCCCCATGTGCCCACCACCATGACCCCATTCGACATTTTTCCACCAAGACGCTCGAACGGACTGAAACCAAACGTACAAGCCACCTCCGCCGCCTATCCGCTGCAACCGCAACCACaaccgctgccgctgccgctgctacCGAGCTTTGAGCAATTCAAGCGCATTACCTCGCCCATCACCAATCTCTTCCGCAGCTCTTCGCCAGCGGGCGGCCACGCTCACGCCCATGCCCACGACCATGCAACGACTTCACCCAGTTCTCTAGTGGGCTATGTGAGGGATCACCTGGACAAAAGCTGCAGCCACTGCCAGAACGGAAGTCAGCCGGTGGTACTGTCCACGCACCATACCCTGCAGCTAATCGGTGCTTGCCCGGATCCCTGCTGTCTGGCGGACGCGCACCCCCATCCCCAGCACCAGCCCATGGGGTATCCCTACGTTGGCGAACATCAGCCACCGTCCTCTGATCCGGCCATGTGTGGGGAGTGTGTCGATCAGCACTTTCTCGGTGGCTTGACTGGGCCGCAACTGAATCTCGGTGTGGTGCCCACCTATCACGTGCACACACCAACGCCGAACGCTCATCGAAGGGCCAGGGGGCAGATGAACACACCGGCGCCGCCACCGACTCAGTCGGTCTTGCGACTATCTCGGCAGCTAAGCGAAGACGCCTTGGTAGCAGCCGTACCCATTTCGGAGGCGAAAGCCCAACCAACGTCGATTCTCAAGAAACCGAAGCTGGAGCGGCGAAGACTCTTCCATGAGGGGCAGTCGCGATCTCTGGACTACGATGACCTGCACACAAAGAGCTGGGGCAGGCGTCGCATTCGCTACGAGGACGAGGTGGCGCCCACAGATGATTACCCCTATCCGCATCCAAGCGCCTATGCCCACTCGCCTACCTCGGCCATGTCCCGAAGATACGGCTCGGAGACAAACATACGGCAGTCGTACATGGGAGCCAATGTAGATGCCAGCAATCCGTTGAGTCACTCGCACTTCCTGGTCACGGACGACAAGATAGTGACCATAACCTACGACTCTGATGTTGGTTGGACGCGTCGTGGTGTGGCGCCTTCGCTTTTTCGAGGGCCGCACCGCCAACGAGGCCTGACCGATGCCAGGCACCACATGTCCCTAGATCTGCAACGGACCAACCAGCAGAAACTGTACGGGCCGGCGGCTCCGTATTTGAAACGAAGGCGGAACCTGCCACATCCACCTAGTGCCCAAAACGCGCACAACTTTTCGCCAATGGAGGGGGGAGCGGATCAACTGAATGCGGCTGTGGCGGGAGTGGATCAAATGGGCAACGGCGGAATGGGTAGCGGTGGTGGTGCACACAACACATATAGCAATACCGCCACCACACACAATAGCAACCACCAGAATAGCCTAGCGAGTAGTGTTAGCAATCAGCAATCAGCTAGGCAAAAAGGGAAAGAAGGCGGATCGATGATCGGAGCATCGGAGCAGCTGACGAAATCTAGTAGTGGGAGCGGTGGTGCAAcatctgctgccgctgctgggCATCATGTCGTCGGTGGTACTAATGCTAATAATGCTTCTTCTTCCTCTTTTGCAAATCCCCAaccaccacaacaacaacaacaacaactacatcATGGATCAcccaataataacaacaaacgTGTCCTTTCATCAACGACAACAACAAATACACCACAACAATCACACACTGACGCCAATAACCTGACGCTTGACGccacacaacaacaacaacaacaacaacaaccacaacttcaaaaccaacaacaacaaccaacgCCAAATACATGCACAAATCTCATaacaaacacaacaacaacattatCAACAACCACACCATCGTCGAATGCAACGAATGCGGcgacaacgacaacaacaacaactgcaacaacaaatgCTACAACAACTGCCACAAATccaacgacaacaacaacaaccaatAACACTAACGAACCAAACGCAACAACCAACACGAATGCCGACGCGGATGcggatgctgatgctgatgcacCGCTGGACGCAATCGACTGGGATGCAATCGATGCGATGCTGGACGATGACTTCAGCGAGTACGACAAGGACAAGAACGGCGCCGACGAAGCGGGCGGCTCCAAATCAGCAGAAGGAGCTGGTGCCGAAGGCGAAGAGAAAGTCG ATGGAAGCCTCTCGGATACCGCAACGGACAGAAAGAAAGGCGGCGCCATTGACCAGGAGCGGTCGCCCAAGGGCGGCAGCGGCATGGGCAAGAAATCCAACTCCACCTCGCAGCTTTCGGCAACAG GTCGTAAAAGACGTATGGGCTTTGGAAAGAAGGGTAAGAACTCATTCACGGTGCACCGCAGCGAAGAAGTGCTGCCCGGGGATATCACGCGAGAGCTGCGAAGCAGCGGCGGCGCAAGCGTCGGCGGTGCCAGTGGAGCCGGTGGTGGCGGCCTGTCCCGCGGTTCGTCCTCGGAGGCGGACGCCATCGAGCAGTTTTTCGGCGATGGTGCCGGCGGGGAAAG